From uncultured Bacteroides sp., a single genomic window includes:
- a CDS encoding DUF2075 domain-containing protein, with the protein MKRYYYSNTISTFIVQSQNEIIGELAQNNEFSLEQTQRTAWIKQIELLQNVLSSYQGHIFFEYSIPRMGRRIDVVAIIRGIVFVLEFKVGEKHYLSTDIDQVWDYALDLKNFHEASHSATIVPLLISTEAENKKINHLMYDDYVYFPICCNKDSLENIIRQVLLVEEGNELDGYSWGISRYSPTPTIIEAAMSLYNNHSVKEISRSDASAKNLTETCDTVFSVIERAKSEKQKSICFVTGVPGAGKTLVGLNIATQKADKEHTAVFLSGNGPLVAILREALTRDKQKQLKAKGIKKTKKEIGSEVKAFIQNVHNFRDTCLEGTLVQDGLIVPDYDYFKNESTKDKSYIPYEHIAIFDEAQRAWNKNQTQKFMKEKKNTPDFPYSEPEFLISCMDRHKDWAVIICLVGGGQEINTGEAGIGEWIHSFKRAYKDWNVYVSSRLTDTEYEAGKAVELLKNREHVFINDSLHLSVSMRSYRAENVSLFVKHLLDRDIKSASEVYSQLSKYPIVLTRDVKRAKQWLKNKARGSERFGMVVSSQAERLRPLAIDVRVSTDPVHWFLDDKEDVRSSYYLEDVATEFDVQGLELDWSCVVWDGDFRYTLQDWGTYSFKGNRWENIIKEERKMYQKNAYRVLLTRARQGMIICVPEGDLEDHTRKPEYYDSTYNYLKGIGIMEI; encoded by the coding sequence CCTCATATCAAGGTCATATATTCTTTGAATACTCTATACCACGAATGGGTAGAAGAATAGATGTTGTAGCTATTATTAGAGGAATTGTTTTTGTTCTGGAATTTAAGGTAGGAGAGAAGCATTACTTATCTACAGATATAGATCAGGTTTGGGATTATGCTCTGGACTTGAAAAACTTTCACGAAGCAAGCCATAGTGCAACCATTGTTCCTCTACTTATTTCCACAGAGGCAGAAAATAAAAAGATCAATCATCTGATGTATGATGATTATGTTTATTTCCCTATTTGTTGTAATAAAGACTCTTTGGAAAATATTATCAGACAAGTACTCTTAGTAGAAGAAGGTAATGAACTTGACGGCTATTCCTGGGGGATTAGTCGCTATTCTCCTACACCTACAATCATAGAAGCAGCAATGTCGCTGTATAACAACCATTCAGTAAAAGAAATCTCTCGCTCTGATGCCTCTGCTAAGAATCTAACAGAAACATGTGATACTGTCTTTAGTGTAATAGAGAGGGCTAAATCAGAAAAGCAAAAATCAATATGTTTTGTAACCGGAGTACCAGGTGCAGGGAAAACTTTGGTTGGACTCAATATTGCAACTCAGAAGGCTGACAAAGAACATACCGCTGTGTTTCTTTCAGGAAACGGGCCATTAGTCGCTATCCTTCGTGAAGCTTTAACGCGTGACAAACAAAAACAATTGAAAGCGAAGGGTATAAAAAAGACAAAGAAAGAAATTGGTAGCGAGGTAAAAGCCTTTATCCAAAATGTGCATAATTTCAGAGATACTTGTCTGGAAGGTACATTGGTTCAAGATGGCTTGATTGTGCCCGATTATGATTATTTCAAAAATGAATCGACCAAAGATAAATCATATATACCTTATGAACACATAGCTATCTTTGATGAAGCACAGCGCGCTTGGAATAAAAACCAGACGCAGAAGTTTATGAAAGAGAAAAAGAATACCCCTGATTTCCCATATTCAGAACCGGAATTCTTAATTTCATGCATGGACAGACATAAAGACTGGGCTGTAATAATTTGTCTTGTAGGCGGCGGTCAGGAAATTAATACTGGTGAAGCTGGCATCGGTGAATGGATACATTCATTTAAAAGAGCTTATAAAGATTGGAATGTTTATGTTTCTTCTCGTCTTACTGATACAGAGTATGAGGCGGGTAAAGCTGTTGAACTATTAAAGAATAGAGAGCACGTTTTTATTAATGATTCCTTGCATCTTTCAGTTTCTATGCGTTCCTATCGTGCTGAAAATGTTTCTCTTTTTGTGAAACATTTGTTGGATAGAGATATAAAATCAGCGAGTGAGGTTTATTCTCAATTATCAAAATATCCGATAGTATTGACGCGTGATGTGAAACGAGCAAAACAGTGGTTGAAAAATAAAGCGCGAGGTTCCGAACGTTTTGGTATGGTTGTTTCTTCTCAAGCTGAGAGATTGAGACCGCTTGCTATTGATGTGCGAGTAAGTACCGATCCAGTGCATTGGTTTCTTGATGATAAGGAAGATGTTCGCTCTTCCTATTATTTGGAAGATGTAGCAACTGAATTTGATGTTCAAGGGCTAGAACTTGATTGGTCATGTGTTGTTTGGGATGGCGATTTTAGATATACTCTGCAAGATTGGGGTACCTATTCTTTCAAAGGAAATAGATGGGAAAACATCATAAAAGAGGAGAGAAAAATGTATCAAAAGAACGCCTATCGTGTTCTTCTTACTCGTGCTCGTCAGGGTATGATAATTTGTGTTCCAGAAGGTGATCTTGAAGATCATACTCGTAAGCCTGAGTATTATGATAGTACTTATAATTATTTGAAGGGTATTGGAATTATGGAAATTTGA
- a CDS encoding FRG domain-containing protein, whose product MVNYKKEKISNINEFVSLVEKIKLDSEERENKAELLFRGQHLDKPLLPKLARLNLNGNISEIEKLMIEEFKRGIIPLSEFKPEDDWDLLALAQHHGLPTRLLDWTYNSLIALWFAVCEAASTENGVVWVLNAKVEDFRTDTEKNSPLSNKLTKIYRPKVVSRRISAQSGAFTVHKINANGKMIKFEINGSFSEKLTKIIIPCTAFKDLRRSLNLLGVNNSTVYPDLDGFCKHLERRFSKLEDEL is encoded by the coding sequence ATGGTAAATTATAAAAAAGAGAAGATAAGCAATATAAATGAGTTTGTTAGTTTAGTTGAGAAAATCAAACTAGATTCGGAAGAAAGAGAAAATAAAGCTGAACTTTTATTTCGAGGACAACATTTAGATAAACCCCTTTTGCCTAAATTAGCAAGACTCAATCTCAATGGCAACATTAGTGAAATAGAGAAACTAATGATTGAAGAATTTAAAAGAGGTATTATTCCTTTATCTGAATTTAAGCCAGAAGATGATTGGGACTTGTTAGCTTTAGCTCAACATCATGGATTACCAACAAGGCTGCTAGATTGGACCTATAATTCTCTTATTGCTCTTTGGTTTGCAGTTTGTGAGGCGGCTTCTACTGAAAATGGAGTTGTTTGGGTCTTGAATGCTAAAGTCGAAGATTTTAGAACTGATACAGAAAAAAATAGTCCTTTATCAAATAAGTTAACGAAAATTTATAGACCCAAAGTCGTATCAAGAAGAATTTCAGCACAATCAGGCGCTTTTACAGTTCATAAGATTAATGCTAATGGTAAAATGATAAAATTTGAAATAAATGGCTCTTTTAGTGAAAAGTTAACAAAAATAATTATCCCATGTACTGCTTTTAAAGATTTAAGAAGAAGTCTAAATCTTCTTGGGGTAAATAATTCAACTGTGTATCCAGATTTAGATGGATTCTGTAAGCACTTAGAGCGAAGATTTTCAAAACTAGAAGATGAATTATAA
- the tcmP gene encoding three-Cys-motif partner protein TcmP: protein MACIDLHSKPFDEGTITKLEIFENYAKAWIPTFVMSGRSKICIFDFFAGTGYDKNGVPGSPIRILEQIKKFIGNIFQNNVNVCVFLNEFNADKFHLLESSCNKYLAINPDVKRAIDIHYFNEDFELLFPQLLPLIKMNPSLVYLDQNGIKFLSEKYFLELEKTIQTDFLYFLSSSYFWRFGDSPEFKMNLNINMDDAKKDPYKFIHRSILEQIRNKLPSKTKLSLYPFTIKKSSNIYGIIFGASHPRAVDKFLKIAWDANNINGEANFDIDDDISKKQYLLFDKPKLTKIQYFCKTLREEILSGKISNNKDAYLYTINHGHIAAQASDEVKRMKTEDILDFKGRSPLINYDQVFKNNRIINFLIK from the coding sequence ATGGCATGCATCGATTTACATTCAAAACCTTTTGATGAAGGTACTATAACAAAACTTGAAATTTTTGAGAACTATGCAAAAGCTTGGATTCCAACATTTGTGATGAGTGGGCGTTCAAAAATTTGCATATTTGATTTTTTTGCAGGAACAGGATATGATAAAAATGGTGTACCTGGAAGTCCTATTAGAATATTAGAACAGATTAAAAAATTTATTGGAAATATTTTTCAGAACAATGTGAATGTATGTGTGTTTCTAAATGAATTTAATGCTGACAAGTTTCATCTATTAGAATCATCTTGCAATAAATACTTAGCCATTAATCCTGATGTAAAAAGAGCTATAGATATACATTATTTTAATGAAGACTTTGAACTTCTATTCCCTCAGTTATTACCATTAATAAAAATGAATCCGTCATTGGTTTATTTAGATCAGAATGGAATTAAATTTTTATCTGAAAAATATTTTTTGGAATTAGAGAAGACTATACAAACCGACTTTTTATATTTTTTATCATCATCATACTTTTGGAGGTTTGGGGATAGTCCTGAATTTAAGATGAATTTGAATATAAATATGGATGATGCAAAGAAAGATCCATATAAATTTATTCATCGAAGTATATTAGAGCAAATACGGAATAAATTACCTTCAAAAACAAAATTATCTCTTTATCCGTTTACAATAAAGAAAAGTTCTAATATTTATGGTATAATCTTTGGTGCATCGCATCCTAGAGCTGTAGATAAATTTTTAAAAATAGCTTGGGACGCAAATAATATAAATGGAGAAGCTAATTTTGATATAGACGATGATATAAGTAAAAAACAATATTTATTATTTGATAAGCCAAAACTCACAAAAATACAGTATTTTTGTAAAACGCTAAGAGAGGAAATCTTATCAGGGAAGATAAGTAATAATAAAGACGCTTATTTATATACAATTAATCATGGGCATATTGCAGCTCAGGCATCAGATGAAGTCAAACGAATGAAAACAGAAGATATATTAGATTTTAAAGGTAGATCTCCATTGATTAATTATGACCAAGTATTTAAAAACAATCGCATTATTAATTTCTTAATAAAATGA
- a CDS encoding phage Gp37/Gp68 family protein, with translation MKTTRIEWTDKTWNPITGCTKVSAGCFNCYAEVMSRRLKAMGQAKYRDGFKLSLHEENLQEPLRWKSPHTIFVCSMSDLFHEDVPFSFIDEIMKTINVTPWHRYQLLTKRAKRMTEYFQTHEIPQNAWLGVTVEAKSSKNRIDLLRNLEAPIRFLSCEPLLEDLEDLNLANIDWVIVGGESGTKARPMKEEWALLIKKQAEEQGAAFFFKQWGTWGSDGVKRNKHVNGKMIDGKIYQEIPGK, from the coding sequence ATGAAAACGACTAGAATAGAGTGGACTGATAAAACATGGAATCCTATCACTGGGTGTACAAAGGTTTCGGCTGGTTGTTTTAATTGTTACGCAGAAGTCATGTCTCGTCGTTTGAAGGCCATGGGACAAGCAAAATATCGTGATGGCTTTAAGTTGTCTTTACACGAAGAAAATTTGCAGGAACCATTGCGTTGGAAATCTCCCCATACTATATTTGTTTGTTCTATGAGTGATTTATTTCATGAAGATGTTCCATTTAGTTTTATTGATGAAATAATGAAAACGATAAATGTTACTCCTTGGCATCGTTATCAGCTACTGACTAAAAGAGCTAAAAGAATGACTGAATATTTTCAAACACATGAAATCCCTCAAAATGCTTGGTTAGGTGTTACAGTCGAAGCAAAATCTTCTAAAAATAGGATTGATCTTCTAAGAAATTTGGAGGCACCTATTCGCTTTCTCTCTTGTGAACCTCTTCTAGAGGATTTAGAAGATCTTAATTTAGCAAATATTGATTGGGTTATTGTTGGCGGTGAAAGTGGAACTAAAGCAAGGCCTATGAAAGAAGAATGGGCCTTATTGATAAAAAAACAAGCTGAAGAACAGGGAGCTGCCTTCTTCTTTAAACAGTGGGGTACTTGGGGAAGTGATGGGGTAAAAAGGAATAAGCATGTTAATGGAAAGATGATTGATGGAAAAATATATCAAGAAATACCGGGCAAATAG